Proteins from a single region of Streptomyces griseiscabiei:
- the arfA gene encoding arabinosylfuranosidase ArfA, which produces MTRTARFTLDPAFKVGEVNPRLFGSFVEHLGRCVYTGIHEPDHPTADEAGLRTDVLELVRELGVTTIRYPGGNFVSGYKWEDSVGPVEDRPRRLDLAWRSTETNRFGLSEYIAFLKKVGPQAEPMMALNLGTRGVAEALELQEYANHPSGTALSDLRAAHGDKDPFGIRLWCLGNEMDGPWQTGHKTATEYGRVAAETARAMRQMDPGVELVACGSSSQSMETFAEWEATVLAETYDLVDHISLHAYYQPENGDIDSFLASAVDMESFIDNVVATCDHVGARLKSKKKINLSFDEWNVWYISKWHEIENSGARDWAEAPRLLEDNYSVTDAVVFGSLLIALLRHADRVTVACLAQLVNVIAPIMTEPGGPAWRQTTFFPFAQAARYGRGEVLDVRVDSPTYGTKKYGDADLLHATAVRAEDGSVTVFAVNRGRTEALPLEVALNGLDLTRIVEHSVLADADPDARNTLADPERVAPHAGEGASLEGGVLNAVLEPLSWNVIRLG; this is translated from the coding sequence ATGACCCGCACCGCCCGCTTCACCCTCGACCCCGCTTTCAAGGTCGGCGAGGTCAACCCCCGACTCTTCGGCTCGTTCGTCGAACACCTCGGCCGCTGCGTCTACACCGGCATCCACGAACCGGACCACCCCACCGCCGACGAGGCGGGCCTGCGCACCGACGTCCTCGAACTGGTCCGGGAGCTGGGCGTCACCACGATCCGCTACCCCGGCGGCAACTTCGTCTCCGGCTACAAGTGGGAGGACTCCGTCGGCCCCGTCGAGGACCGCCCCCGCCGCCTCGACCTCGCCTGGCGCTCCACCGAGACCAACCGCTTCGGCCTCTCCGAGTACATCGCCTTCCTGAAGAAGGTCGGCCCGCAGGCCGAGCCCATGATGGCCCTCAACCTCGGCACCCGCGGCGTCGCCGAGGCCCTGGAACTCCAGGAGTACGCCAACCACCCCTCCGGCACCGCCCTCTCCGACCTCCGTGCCGCCCACGGCGACAAGGACCCCTTCGGCATCAGGCTCTGGTGCCTGGGCAACGAGATGGACGGCCCCTGGCAGACCGGCCACAAGACGGCGACGGAGTACGGCCGGGTCGCCGCCGAGACGGCCCGCGCGATGCGCCAGATGGACCCGGGCGTCGAACTCGTCGCCTGCGGCTCCTCCAGCCAGTCCATGGAGACCTTCGCCGAGTGGGAGGCGACGGTCCTGGCGGAGACGTACGACCTCGTCGACCACATCTCCCTGCACGCCTACTACCAGCCGGAGAACGGAGACATCGACTCCTTCCTGGCCTCCGCCGTGGACATGGAGTCGTTCATCGACAACGTGGTCGCGACCTGTGACCACGTCGGCGCCCGCCTCAAGTCGAAGAAGAAGATCAACCTCTCCTTCGACGAGTGGAACGTCTGGTACATCTCGAAGTGGCACGAGATCGAGAACTCCGGCGCCCGGGACTGGGCGGAGGCCCCCCGCCTGCTGGAGGACAACTACAGCGTCACCGACGCGGTCGTCTTCGGCTCCCTCCTCATCGCCCTCCTCCGGCACGCCGACCGCGTCACCGTCGCCTGCCTCGCCCAGCTGGTCAACGTCATCGCCCCGATCATGACCGAGCCCGGCGGCCCGGCCTGGCGCCAGACGACGTTCTTCCCGTTCGCCCAGGCCGCCCGGTACGGGCGGGGCGAGGTCCTCGACGTACGGGTGGACTCGCCGACGTACGGGACGAAGAAGTACGGCGATGCCGACCTGCTGCACGCGACGGCGGTGCGCGCGGAGGACGGCTCGGTGACCGTCTTCGCGGTCAACCGCGGCCGTACGGAGGCACTGCCGCTCGAAGTGGCCCTGAACGGCCTGGACCTGACCCGGATCGTCGAGCACAGCGTGCTGGCCGACGCGGACCCGGACGCCCGCAACACGCTCGCGGACCCGGAGCGGGTCGCGCCGCACGCGGGGGAGGGGGCGTCGCTGGAAGGCGGCGTACTGAACGCGGTCCTCGAACCGCTGTCGTGGAACGTGATCCGGCTCGGCTGA